The Amycolatopsis endophytica genome includes the window ACCTGGACGCTCCGGCACCGCGGCGACAACCCCGGTATCGCCGAGGGTGACATGTTCCTGTGCAACGACCCGTGGATCGGCGGCGGCCTGCACCAGAACGACGCCGCGATCCTCGCGCCGATCTTCCACGAGGGCAAGCTGTTCGGCTGGACGACGGCCATCGCCCACCAGGTCGACCTGGGCGGGCCGCGGCCGGGTTCGTTCAGCCCCTCCGCGCGGGACGTCTTCGGCGAGGCCGTCCCCACGCCGCCGATGAAGGTGGTGCGCGGCGGCGTGCTCCAGCGTGACGTCGCCGACGCCTGGGTCCGCCGCTCGCGGCTCCCGCACCTGGTGGGCCTCGACCTGCGGGCCAAGATCGCCGCCAACAAGAACGCGGCCGAGCAGATCCTGCGGCTCATCGCCAGGTACGGCGCCGACACGGTCAAGTCGGTGATGCGCCGGATGATGGACGACGCCGAGCGCCGGCTGCGGGCCAAGCTCGAGACGCTGCCCGACGGCACCTGGTCCGCGGTCGGCTATCAGGAGCAGTCGCAGACCGGCGACCGCGGTCTGCACGCCATCAAGGTGGCCATGACCAAGGAAGCGGGCACGCTCGTCTTCGACTTCCGCGGCACCGCCGGGCAGACCGGGATCATCAACTGCCCCTACCCGGGGCTGCGGGCCGGGATCGTCTTCACGATGCTGCCGCTGCTGGCCGGGGACATCCCATGGGCGGCCGGGGGACTGATGCGCTGCTTCGAGATCATCACCGACGAGGACACCATCACCAACGCGTCCTTCCCGGCGGCGGTCGGCAAGGGACCCTTCGGTCCGGCCTGGGGATCGGGCAACCTCGTCGCCGAGGTGCTGGCCAAGATGCTGGACGCGGAACCGGACCACCGCACCGACGTGCAGTCCATCTGCAACGGCACCACCGACCTCTGCGTCGTGTCCGGTGTGGACACCCGCGACGGCGCGGGGAAGGGTTTCGTGTCACCGGTCTTCGACGTCATGGCGGGTGGCTACGGCGCCCAGGTGTACCACGACGGCGTCGACACCGGCGGCCGGTTGATCATCCCGTCGGCGCGGGCACCCGACGTCGAGATGACCGAGTACCTCTACCCGCTCGTCGCCCTGTGGCGCCGCGAGGAGACCGACTCCGGCGGGCCCGGCCGCCAGCGCGGGGGGATGAGCGGCTCGGTCTGCTACGTCCAGCATCCGGACCAGAACGGGACGATGTCACTGGTGGTTTCCGGCACCGGCAAGGTCGCGAACCAGAACGTCGGCCTGGCCGGTGGTTACCCCGGCAACTCCCAGCTCGACCTGGTCGTGCGCGGGGTGAACGATCCCCAGCTCGCCCAGGCGTCGCTCATTCCCGCCGGTCTCGACGAGTTGGGCGGGGAGATCGAGGTACTGCCCTGCGAAGGGGAGTCCCACCTGGGACCCGGCGACGCGCTCTTCCTCCATTGGCAGGCCGGTGGCGGGTACGGCGATCCGTTGCTCCGGTCGCCGGAGAGCGTCCGCGACGACGTGCGGCAGGTTCGCGTGACGGCAGACGCGGCCGGGGACGTCTACGGGGTCCTGCTCCGCGAGGACGGTGAAGTGGACGCGGCCGCGACCGAAGAACGACGCGCGCAGCTGCGGCGGCGCCGCGCTTCCGGTGCCGGACTGGCCGGTCAGGTCCGGCTCGCGCCTGCCGGCGAACCGGAGCTGACCGGCCTGCGCCGTCTCGACGACAACCTCGCCGTCCGGGAGGCGCCGGACGGCGGCACGGTGCTGTGCGTCCACTGTGGAACCAGGATCGGGCCACTGGCCGGAGGTGCGTTCGTCGCGTCGCTGGCCCGCCGGGACGCGCCACCGACCGAGGCGGGGCCCCACATCTGGCACGACCCGCTGGACTACGTCGATGCGGAGGTCGTCTTCCGGCAGTTGTTCTGCCCCGGCTGCCTGACCGCGGTGCATTCCCGGATCGTCCCGGTGGATCATCCGCTGCCCGCCGACGAGTACCGCAGCTGGGGTGAACCGGCAGGACGATCGGACGGCCGGCACGGATCGAGTCGCGCCGGGTGACCGCCCTCCGGCGGAAGGCACGGTCGGCGGCTGCCGTGCGAGGCAGCCGCCGCCGCGAACTGGCTGTGCTACGGCGAGATTCCCGGTCGACGCCGGCTGCGGGAATCCCGTTGGCTCGCGGGAGATCAGCCGCTGCGCCGAGGAGGTGTGACCAGGCTGCGGACCGAACGGTTCTCCGAAAGCTAGAACGTTCGGTCTTGACATGGGGCCGCCACCGGTTCACGCTAGGCGGAGATAGAACGTTCGGTCTTCCGAGGGCCGGGCTCTCGTGCTGAAGGGATCATGGTGACTACTGTCGACTCGCCCGCCGTAGCCGGGTTCGCACCGGCTCTTCGCCGGCTGTATTTCGTGCGCTTCGCCTTCGCCATCGTGTGGGCGGTGCTGGTGTTCCTGACGACCAAGTCGGGCCTGGGGGCGGCCGGTGTCGTCCTGGTCGTCATCTACCCGCTGTTCGACGTCGGCGCGGCCATGGTGGACGCCCGGTCGGCGAAGGGCTCCGGGTCGGTTCGCGGGCTGTATGTGAACATGGCGATCAGTGTGCTTGCCACCATCGGCGTGGGTGTGGCGGCGGCGTCGGGTGTTCCGGCGGTGCTGCGGGTGTGGGGTGCCTGGGCGATCGTGGCCGGGCTGGTCCAGCTGATCGTGGCGGTCGTGCGCCGGAGGATGGGTGGCCAGTGGCCGATGATCCTCAGTGGCGGCATCTCGGTGCTGGCCGGCGGCAACTTCGTCATCAGCGCCTCCGGTGCGGATCCGTCGCTGTCCGCGGTGGCCGGTTACGCCGTGCTGGGCGGCATCTTCTTCCTGGTGTCGGCGATCCGCCTCGGTGTCAAGGCGAACTGACATTGACCACCTACGACCTCGGCCTGGAGTCGGCGGCCGCACACCGGTCGCCTGGCTCTACGCCGTGGGCGACGACAACCGGCGGGTTCTGCTCACGCACCAGGGTAAGTACCAGGCAGGTGCGCGACCGGCGTCTCGTGCACCCACCCGGAACCAAGGTCCGCGAAATCAGGCCGGCGCCTCGGGCGCCTTTGCGGTGAGCGGGGCCCGGCCGCCGTCGGAGTTGATGACGACGCCGGTGACGACGCGTGCAGCGGCCGGGTCGGCGAGGTAGAGGAACGCGCCGACGTGGTCTTCCGGCGCAGCCGCGGTCCCGAGCAGCGTGGTGGCGGCGATACGCGCCGGGCGGCCACCATCGGCGTCCACGGAGGACTGCGCGCCGCCGAGCGCGTTCAGGCCGGAGAACCGGGTGCCCGTAGTGCCACCGGGTGCGACGCCGTTGACCCGGACGGTCGGCGCGAGGTCCACGGCGAGATGCTGGACGACGCCGCGCAGGGCCCATTTCGAGCTGCCGTAGAGCACGCCGCCACCGACGGGATGGAACGCGGATTCCGACAGCGTCAACGTCACCGATCCGTGGGCTCGGTGCAGCTCCGGCCACGCCGTGCGCACCGCTACCAGCGCACCGACCACGTTGATCCGCAAGATTTCCTGCGCCGCGGCGACCAGGTCGGCCACCGGCATCGTCCGGATCGAGGCGTAGTGGTCGAACACACCGACGCAGCACGTCAGCTGGTCGACCCGCCCGGCCACCGCGACCGCTTCGGCAAGCACCGCCGGCGAGGTCGCGTCTCCCTCGACAACCGTCAACGGCAGTGAGCCGGCGTCGGCCCGCACGGTCTCGGCGTGGGCGGCCGAGCGCTCCACGACCGTCACCCTCGCGCCTTCGCGCAGGTAGGCCAGGGTGGCGGCCCGGCCGATGCCGGAGCCGCCACCGGTGACGAGGATGCTGAGCCCGGTCAAGCTCATGGCGCGGGCCGCCGTTGGAGCAGCGCTGAGATCAGCTCCGGTTCCTGAAAGCTGAGGCAGTCGAGCGCCACCGCGTCGAGCAGCACCCTCGAGCCCCGACGCGGTGACCAGATGTCCAGGCGCATCCCGTTGCGCGTCTGCACTTTGCGGACCACGACGTCGACGAACTCGTTCGCGATCACGATCGGCCCGTCACCCGGTTCGGCGTCGAGCTCGACGACGTCACCGATCGGCGGGCGTTCGATCCCCGGCTCGTCCACGGGTACCTCCCAATCGAACTGTCAGACGAAGATGGACAGGTTGTGAGCGTTGATCAGCGACTGGTCGAACACCGCCCACCGCCGTGCGAGCCGCCAGCCGTCCGCCGTGCGGCGGACGACGTCCTTGCGCGCCACCGAGTAGAAACTCGGCGTCGGGTCGTCGCCCCGGCTGCGGTAGATGAAGCAGTTGGATGAGACCCGGAACTCGTCCGGGCCCTCGCCCGGATCGGCCAGCACGTTGGTCACGAAATGCCGGGTACGCGACGGCGGTTGCTCGGCCCACGAGAAGTCCGTCTCCAGGCGCTGGATCCGGACCTCGAGGGTGTCGCGGTCGTCGTCGAAGATCCGCGACGTCGGGGACAGCTCCCAGTCGGCGAGGCTTTCCCGCGTGACGCGCACCGGCACTTCGTACCGGATGTCGTCGGTCAGCAGCGCCAGCCAGTCACGAAACCGGCGTTCATCGAGCGCCAGCGCCTCCCGGTAGAGGAACTCCGTCACCGCGGCGACGGTGTCGCAATCCACCGCGCCCATCACGCCTCACCCGCCAGGTAGTCGCCCCACCGGCTCCACATGTTCCGGAAGTTGGTGTCGTTGACGTACGGGCGCACGACGTGCCCGGGCCCGGGGAACTCCGGGACCGGCTCGCTCTCCATCCCCATGATGTAGGGGAAGTCGAGGTCGCGCACCAGACCCGAACCGGCCGAGGCGGTGACCTTGGTCCAGTTCTCGAAGTCGTCCTGCTCGAACGTGCCCGCTTGCCCGAACGCGAGCGTGTACGCACGGTATGCCTCGGCCTTGTAGTCCTCCGGGGCGTCCTTCGGCACGAGGCACCACGAGTACATTTCCATCCGCCCCGGACCGGCCGGGTGGTAGAGCCGCATCGTCACGAACCGCACTCCTGGATCCCCCGGCACGAGGCTGAAGGGCTGCATCAGGAACGACAGGTTCGGGAACACCGTGCCCACGGCGGTCCGGATCTGCGAGAACACCGCCACCTGCTCCGGGCTCATGGCCTCCTTCATCCCCGCCACGACCTGGTCGGGGAACCCGGAGAAGGCCGGGTAGCCAGGGCCGTGACCCAGGCCGATGCCGTGGCCTTTGCCCGGGATGCTCGCGGCCCAGCCCTGGCTGTGCGTGGTGCCCGACGACGGAAAGTACCCGAGGTGGAACCCCCATTGGTGGGCCACCGGGGTGTGGTAGCCGTCGCCGGCGAAGTTCTCGGCGCAGATCTTCCAGTCCGTGTCGGCCACCCAGTGGTCGGGTGGCCCGTGCACCTCGACCCCGCCCAGCCCGTGCTTGAGGTAGAGGTCGAGGTAGAACTGGAACCCGCCGAGGTACTCCGCCAGTGACGGCCCCTCCGGGTCGAGACAGCCGAAAACGAGTCCCTCGTAGGTGTCCACGCGCACCGCGACCAGACCCCAGTCCTTCCGCTTGAGACGGCCTTCGTAACCCTCCTTCATGTAGGGCACGCCGACGAGCTCACCGGAGTTCTTGTACGTCCAGCCGTGGTACGAGCAGCGGAAGTGGCTCGCGTTGCCCATCTCCGACTTGCACATGACGTTGCCGCGGTGACGGCACATGTTGAGGTTCGCATGGATCACGCCGTGCTCGTCCCGTGCGACGATCAGGTTGTTGTTCCCTATCTTGCGTGTCACGTAGTCACCGGGCGACGGGATTTCGCTTTCGTGGGCCAGGAAACACCACGCCTTCGCGAACAGCCGTTCCTGTTCCAGCGCGTGGACGTCCACGTCGTTGAACGCCCGTGCCGGAAACCGGCCCTCGGTGAGCCCCGCGCGGGTGCGGCTCACCCAATCGGCGAGCCCGGTCGCATCGTTGAAGGCGGTCATGCGGTCACCGGCCGGTCGACTGCCGCACGCCGAAGCGTTTCTCGATCTCAGCGCCGATCTGCTTGTAGCGTGCCACGTGCTCCTCGGTCGTGGTGACGTGCTCGGCCGGCACGAGGTCCTCGGTGTAGGGCACGCGGCTCTTGCCGACGTCGAGGTAGCCCGCGCCGTTGACCCGGATCTTTTCCAGCGGCACGTTGTACTTGGCGAACTCGGTGAAGTCCTGGCCCACCAGGAACGGCTCGTGCGCCCATCGCAGGCGCTCGGTGAGCCAGCGCGCATCGTCGAAGCGGCCCTGCCGCAGAGCGTCGCGCAGCTCCAGCACCGGTCCGGGGCCCATCGCGGTCGTCGAGGACCAGGCCATCCCGACGAGCTCCTCGCCGTACATCTCCCACGCGGGGAACCAGTCGGTCTCGATCGGCATGAGCGGGAACCTCGTACCGGTGTGAGCCATGTCGTTGTGGTAGCGGAAGCCGACCGACGCGCCACCCGCGTACTTCACCGCGACGACCTGAGGCAGCTCCACCAATGTCCGGTACACGCGCCGCGGAATGATGCCGCGGAACGCCGCTGTGTTGTCGTAGACAACGATGGCCAGCTCGGGCACGGCCTCGGCGACGTCGCGGTAGAAGCGCTCCATCACCGGCGCCACCATCTCCCCCCACATCGGACGGCCGAGCAGCGTGCCCGTAACGCCCAGATCGGCGAGGAACCGCATGCGCGAGACGGTGTCGCGGGTGTTGAGGGTGGTGGCGCCGATGAAGACCGGGAAGTCCGGGTTGACGGCGCGGACCGTTTCGGCCACGCAGCCGGCGTAGGCCTGCCACTCGTCGAGGGTGAGGGTGGCCATCTCACCGAGGGTGCCGTTGAGGGCGATCGCGTCGACGCCATCGCCGATGAACGCGCGGATCATGCGCTCGGTCTCGGCGAGGTCGACCGTGTTCGCGGCGTCCACGCGCTCGGCGCCCGGCAGCGCCGGGGTCGGGGGATAGGCCATCACGCCACGCATGTCGCGTCCGGTGACCTTCGGCTGCTTGCTCATGTCAGTGTCCTTCTCTTCGGGGTGGGCGTTGCGAGGGGACAGTCAGATTCGGGCGGCGGCGACCGACGTCCCGGTCAACCAGGCGGACACCGGTTCGTAGGCGAGGACGTCGAAACCGGTCGCGGCCGCGCCGGCGGCGACGAGCCAGGTGCGGATCTCGTGCGCCCCGTTGCCGGCGGCGTCGATCTCCTCGCGGGTGAATGCGGTGAGCCTGGCCGGGTCACCGGATTCCAGGCGGGCGAGGAAATCGCGGTCGAACTTCTCGTTGATGTCGCCCGACTCCGGCAGCCCGACCCAATGCGACAGGCCGCCGGTGGCGAGCACGACCACCCGCTGCGCCGCCGTCTGCCGGGCGACGGCGCCACGCAGCATGCGACCGAAGTCGTAGCAGCGCTTGGCGGTCGGCCAGGGCGGGTTGACGCCGTTGACGATCACCGGCACCAGCGGGTAGCGCGAGTCCGGGTCGAGGTGCTTGAGCGGCACGCAGAAGTTCTCGTCGAACTCCAGTCCACCTTGGACCAGCGCGGG containing:
- a CDS encoding hydantoinase B/oxoprolinase family protein, which gives rise to MTSRIPGADQFTSRPMPRDELLRQISSTLPLHQAGDAEVDALTYEVVRHRLWAITQEMGETLRRMSGSHVVTESNDFNFSICDELGEQVQVGTYNIGLIGSMDLAITWTLRHRGDNPGIAEGDMFLCNDPWIGGGLHQNDAAILAPIFHEGKLFGWTTAIAHQVDLGGPRPGSFSPSARDVFGEAVPTPPMKVVRGGVLQRDVADAWVRRSRLPHLVGLDLRAKIAANKNAAEQILRLIARYGADTVKSVMRRMMDDAERRLRAKLETLPDGTWSAVGYQEQSQTGDRGLHAIKVAMTKEAGTLVFDFRGTAGQTGIINCPYPGLRAGIVFTMLPLLAGDIPWAAGGLMRCFEIITDEDTITNASFPAAVGKGPFGPAWGSGNLVAEVLAKMLDAEPDHRTDVQSICNGTTDLCVVSGVDTRDGAGKGFVSPVFDVMAGGYGAQVYHDGVDTGGRLIIPSARAPDVEMTEYLYPLVALWRREETDSGGPGRQRGGMSGSVCYVQHPDQNGTMSLVVSGTGKVANQNVGLAGGYPGNSQLDLVVRGVNDPQLAQASLIPAGLDELGGEIEVLPCEGESHLGPGDALFLHWQAGGGYGDPLLRSPESVRDDVRQVRVTADAAGDVYGVLLREDGEVDAAATEERRAQLRRRRASGAGLAGQVRLAPAGEPELTGLRRLDDNLAVREAPDGGTVLCVHCGTRIGPLAGGAFVASLARRDAPPTEAGPHIWHDPLDYVDAEVVFRQLFCPGCLTAVHSRIVPVDHPLPADEYRSWGEPAGRSDGRHGSSRAG
- a CDS encoding SDR family NAD(P)-dependent oxidoreductase; the encoded protein is MSLTGLSILVTGGGSGIGRAATLAYLREGARVTVVERSAAHAETVRADAGSLPLTVVEGDATSPAVLAEAVAVAGRVDQLTCCVGVFDHYASIRTMPVADLVAAAQEILRINVVGALVAVRTAWPELHRAHGSVTLTLSESAFHPVGGGVLYGSSKWALRGVVQHLAVDLAPTVRVNGVAPGGTTGTRFSGLNALGGAQSSVDADGGRPARIAATTLLGTAAAPEDHVGAFLYLADPAAARVVTGVVINSDGGRAPLTAKAPEAPA
- a CDS encoding aromatic-ring-hydroxylating dioxygenase subunit beta produces the protein MGAVDCDTVAAVTEFLYREALALDERRFRDWLALLTDDIRYEVPVRVTRESLADWELSPTSRIFDDDRDTLEVRIQRLETDFSWAEQPPSRTRHFVTNVLADPGEGPDEFRVSSNCFIYRSRGDDPTPSFYSVARKDVVRRTADGWRLARRWAVFDQSLINAHNLSIFV
- a CDS encoding aromatic ring-hydroxylating oxygenase subunit alpha translates to MTAFNDATGLADWVSRTRAGLTEGRFPARAFNDVDVHALEQERLFAKAWCFLAHESEIPSPGDYVTRKIGNNNLIVARDEHGVIHANLNMCRHRGNVMCKSEMGNASHFRCSYHGWTYKNSGELVGVPYMKEGYEGRLKRKDWGLVAVRVDTYEGLVFGCLDPEGPSLAEYLGGFQFYLDLYLKHGLGGVEVHGPPDHWVADTDWKICAENFAGDGYHTPVAHQWGFHLGYFPSSGTTHSQGWAASIPGKGHGIGLGHGPGYPAFSGFPDQVVAGMKEAMSPEQVAVFSQIRTAVGTVFPNLSFLMQPFSLVPGDPGVRFVTMRLYHPAGPGRMEMYSWCLVPKDAPEDYKAEAYRAYTLAFGQAGTFEQDDFENWTKVTASAGSGLVRDLDFPYIMGMESEPVPEFPGPGHVVRPYVNDTNFRNMWSRWGDYLAGEA
- a CDS encoding dihydrodipicolinate synthase family protein, with the protein product MSKQPKVTGRDMRGVMAYPPTPALPGAERVDAANTVDLAETERMIRAFIGDGVDAIALNGTLGEMATLTLDEWQAYAGCVAETVRAVNPDFPVFIGATTLNTRDTVSRMRFLADLGVTGTLLGRPMWGEMVAPVMERFYRDVAEAVPELAIVVYDNTAAFRGIIPRRVYRTLVELPQVVAVKYAGGASVGFRYHNDMAHTGTRFPLMPIETDWFPAWEMYGEELVGMAWSSTTAMGPGPVLELRDALRQGRFDDARWLTERLRWAHEPFLVGQDFTEFAKYNVPLEKIRVNGAGYLDVGKSRVPYTEDLVPAEHVTTTEEHVARYKQIGAEIEKRFGVRQSTGR
- a CDS encoding DODA-type extradiol aromatic ring-opening family dioxygenase, which codes for MSTPRTGGKIVGAFAASHSPGITGWPERAAEDARKAVEGAYAEVRRRIAELEPDAVIAVSVEHFTNFSLGNLPAFAIATGEDYLGPATPEMAKFLNVPQHRYPGDAALGEHLYSSALDAEFDPALVQGGLEFDENFCVPLKHLDPDSRYPLVPVIVNGVNPPWPTAKRCYDFGRMLRGAVARQTAAQRVVVLATGGLSHWVGLPESGDINEKFDRDFLARLESGDPARLTAFTREEIDAAGNGAHEIRTWLVAAGAAATGFDVLAYEPVSAWLTGTSVAAARI